The DNA segment ATGGACATGTCGCGCTGAATTCTTTCGTGATTAACATTTCACTTTCGGCCTTATCGCTGTATTACATTCCAAAAATCAATTTAAATTTCCAGGTGATATTTCCGGTTATGGTTCCGTGGTTGAATATTATTTTAGCCGTTCTTTTTTTTAGCTTTCTAGGCAAGAAATTGAATTGGTCAAAAACGCTTATTGGAGCTTTAATTATGGGTGCCGGTTTCGGTAACACTTCTTTTGTAGGGATCCCGGTCATTCAATCTTTATATGGTGAAAGTGGCTTGAAAACAGTGATGCTAGTGGATCAACCAGGTTCTTTTGTAGCACTTTCTACTTTGGGAATTACTATTGCCAGCTTTTATTCAGGCGAGAAAACAGGTGTCGCTCAAATCATCAGGAAAATCATAAAATTCCCACCCTTTATTGCATTTGCTATTGCCGTCATTTTAAATATTATTAATATAACGATTCCAGTCCAGATTGATGAAGTTTTTGCAAAATTAGGAGCCACTACTGTTCCACTGGCATTGGTTTCTGTAGGAAGTCAACTCAAATGGCATAAATTAGATCACGATGCAAAACCTCTGTTATACGGTCTTTTGTTTAAACTGATTTTATTTCCAGCAATTATTTTTATCTTGTATTTTATGCTTTTAAACCAACGCGGAGAAATGATTGAAATAGCTTTTTTTGAATCTGCAATGGGACCAATGGTCACGGCTACGATTATCGCTGCGGCACATCGCCTGGAACCCAAACTTTGTAATTTAATGATTGGTGTTGGAATTCCATTATCGTTCATCACTTTAACATTTTGGTATTTGCTACTGAAATACTCTGGATTATTAGTAATGTAATAAATTTTCTTTTAACATTTCACCCTACTCTTTTATCAGCTATCTATTTTCAGCTTTAAAGTTTTCTGATAACTTTTTTACCGGATTTTACAGCTTATTCATTGTATCTCTTCTTATCATATATCGTGAGTAATGGATTTTAAGATTTGTATCTTTGTTATTATCAAAAAGAAAAATTTATGAAAGTAGATATTTGGAGTGACATTCGTTGTCCGTTCTGTTACGTTGGAAAAAAGAATTTTGAAAAAGCATTGGACCAGTTTCCGGATAAAGATAAAATTGAAGTAACATGGCATAGTTTTCAACTCGAACCAGAATTGAAAACGCAACCTGAGAAAGACCCGCTAGAACACTTTTCAGAGAAAAAGGGAATCCCCATTTCTCAGGCCAAAGAAATGTATGAACATGTTTATAAAGCTGGTAAAGAGGCAGGGATTGCGTTTAATTTTGAGCATCAGAAAGTCGCCAATTCCTACAGAGCACATCTTTTATTACAATTGGCTGCGACGAAAAACGTAGCAAATGAAACAGAAGAAGCGCTATTTATAGCTCAACTTATTGACGGTAAAAATATTGACGACGAAGCAACTTTAATTGAAATTGGCAAATCAGTTTCATTAGACGAGGACGAAATTAAAGACGCTTTAAAATCAGATGACTTCGGAATGGACGTAACCCGTGATATGATGATGGCTAATCAAATGGGAGTAAGTGGTGTTCCGTTTTTTGTAATTAATGATAAATATGGAGTTTCTGGTGCACAACCTCCAGCAGCATTTACAGATGTTCTGGAAAGTTCCTGGAAAGAATTTTCTGCGGGTGATAAAGGGTTACAGATTATCTATGGCGGCGAAAGTTGCGATCTGGATGGTAACTGTGATTAAGAATTTACACTATAATGATACCAACTTCCGAAGTCTCTGATTCCGGAAGTTTTTTTTCATAATCACTAAAATTAATCAAGGTCTGAAAATTGTATTAAATCCTGTTTAAAATTTAAATCATGAGCAGAGGTTTTGTAAAAGAAGATGATCAGGAAGAAATCCCTTTACTTCCACCGAGAGCAGATCTACCCGTTGGAAAAGAAAATTTCGTAACTGAAAATGGGTTCAATTATTTATTGGAAGAAAGAGATAGTCTTTTGCAAAAGCAGGAAACATTGGATTCTTCGCAAGAGAAGGAATACCGAATCTCATTTAATCATATTAACGCGAAAGTTCGATTATTAAATGAAAGAATCGCTACTGCGAAAATTGTAGATTCTAAAAAATTACCTCAACAGGAAATTCATTTCGGAGCAAAAGTTACCTTTAAAAATGTAGAAAATAATTCAGAACAGACTTTTCAATTGGTTGGCGTCGATGAGGCGAATATATCCGAAGGTAAAATTTCATTTATAACTCCACTGGCTAAAGCATTAATGAATAAAAAGGTTGGTGAGCAAGCGGTTCTCAATCTGGGTGAGAAGAAAAATGTTTTTGAGATTTTAAAAATTGAATATTAATTTTAATAATCTGGAAGATAGCGGAGATTAAATAAAGTAGTATTCTTTGAAAAGAGTCTGAAACTAAAAGAAAAATTAGTAATTGGTCAAATATTCTTTGGGATATTTAGGATAAGATGAGCTAAATTACTAATCAAATTGTTCTTTTATTCGTCACTAATTGAAGGATTAAAATAATCCCAGAAAAAATCAATCCAACAATCGAAACACCTGTCCATCCGAAATAATTCCAAGCAAGCGAACCGAAACTTGTTCCTGCTGCTCCTCCGATGAAAAATCCAACCATATAAATCGTATTTACTCTATTTCTAGCTTCTGTGTTTTTAGAAAAGACGATGTTTTGATTGGTAATATGCACCCCTTGAACGCCGAGATCGATTAATATAACACCTATAATTAAACCGATTATAGAATGAGGAGAAACCAGAAACATCAACCATGAAACGATTATTAAGATCGCTCCAAAAATAATTAATTTACTTTTTTTAACGCGATTATTTAATTTTCCAACTACCGTTGCACCGAGTGCTCCAGCGATCCCAAATAATCCAAATCCACCCGCAATGGCACTTCCGTAACCAAAAGAATCTTCCATTAAAAAAACAAAAGTCGTCCAAAAAGCACTTAAACTGCCAAAAGCTAACGCACCACGCAAAGTTGCTAATCTCAATGTTGGTTCTGTCTTTAAATAAAACCAGAGAGATTTCATCAATTTCACATAACTTTCTCCAAACTTTGGTTGAATGACGGGCAGTTTTACATTTAACAAAAAGAAAAGTAGCGTCATTAATCCAGCAGCGCCATAAAAAACAGTTCGCCAGCCGAAATATTCACCGACCAAACCACTTAAGACCCGACTTCCCAAAATACCAATCAACAGCCCACTCATCACAATTCCGATAGATCTGCCACGAGTATCATCACTGCTTAAATGCGCTACCATTGGAACAAATAACTGGGGAAGAGTCGAGGTAAAGCCAATAAAAAAACTGGAGATGATTAACAATATCAAAGACTTGGAAAGTGCTGCACCCAATAGTGCCAGAACCAAAATTAGAAAATCAACCCTTATGATTTTCATATTGCTGATCTTATCGCCTAAAGGAATAATAAACAACAGCCCGAGCGCATAACCAATTTGCGTAGAAAGAGCTACATTACTCACCTCAGAATCACTTGCATTAAGACTCAATGCAATATCATGAAGCAGTGGTTGGTTATAATACAAATTCGCAACAACCAAACCTGCAGAAACACTCAGCAGGTAAAGTAAGGAATTTGATAAATTATTTTTCATTTAATTTATTAAGCCGTTGCAAAACTAAACCTTCTAACCAAATAACCATTCAAGGTCTTTATCGTATTGATAAATGAAGAAATATGAGTAAGTCTATTAAGGAAAAATTACAACTACTAAAAACAAAACATAATTTATCTTAATGCGTGAAATCTTTTTATTGAGGTTGGTTTGAATATATATTTCGCTGTCACTGTCTGCGGAGAATTGACATCTAACTGATACCAAGGTGAAATCGCAGGATTTTTATGATTGACCAAAATATGAATGTCTTGGGCTGGCATAAAACTTTCCGCCAATAAATACACTTTATTACCGGCAGAATCCTTTGCAACTCCTACAATAATAACGGTATGACCTGGACTGCCAGGCTTAATAATTAAATCTCCCGCTCTGATGATTTCGTTGTCACTAATAGGTAAGGATTCCCGATCCAGAGAAATAGTCCCTGCGTACGTAAATATCACATTTAAATATTTACGGAAATTTTTATAAGAACCGTCGACTTTTCCTGTGCTTATAAAATTAACCCGTTCTTCAGCTTCCTGTGTTCTAAGTCCATTTTTAAAATCAATCCAGGAAAACATTTGACCACTCGTCAGTTCAAATTTAATCTCATCAAATCTTTTATTTTTCCATAAATACTCGGCGTATAATCTCATCCAAGCATCCGCGCATTGCTGCAAATCAAGATTTCCGACATCGATCCGCAAGACTGAGATATGATGATTTTGCTTCTCGATGGGTACTGCATTGTAATATCTCACCGGGAAATCAGGTGGATGAAGAGGGAATTTAGTTAAATATTCACTGAAACTTCCTGGCTCTCCTTTCACCCAAGCGAAACCACTGGGCGGTATAAATCTTGTTAAAATTTGAGATTTTGATCGGTCATAATTCAAAAATTTGGTCGTTTCGATAACTTGATTGAAATATTTTTGCGAAAAAAAGAATAAAAAAATACATAAAAGGTGTTTTAACGGTCTCATAATTAATAGTTTAGCCAAAATTAGACAATATTTTCAAATAAAGAAAAATAACTTTTCCTTTTAAAAAACATCATTATATTTGAGCAACACTTGAAAATGAAAAGATATTCCTCTGCCTTCTTCCTCTTATTCCTGTTTTTTGAGATTTATGCTCAGCAGGATCACATTTATATCTCTGCGCAGCTAGCCGAAAACAAAAAAACGATTACAGTAAATCAGGAGATAGTTTATCATAATATATCGCAAAAAACTTTAGATAAGATAAAACTTCTTAACTGGATCGCGGCATACAAGACTCGCGACACTCCCCTTTTAAAAAGAAAGCTGGAAGATCGTAATAGTGCGTTATACTTTGCCGAATCTGAGCACTTAGGTTCCCTGGGGGATTTAATGGTTCAGATTGATGGTTCCGATTG comes from the Chryseobacterium sp. SNU WT5 genome and includes:
- a CDS encoding DUF4846 domain-containing protein is translated as MNYDRSKSQILTRFIPPSGFAWVKGEPGSFSEYLTKFPLHPPDFPVRYYNAVPIEKQNHHISVLRIDVGNLDLQQCADAWMRLYAEYLWKNKRFDEIKFELTSGQMFSWIDFKNGLRTQEAEERVNFISTGKVDGSYKNFRKYLNVIFTYAGTISLDRESLPISDNEIIRAGDLIIKPGSPGHTVIIVGVAKDSAGNKVYLLAESFMPAQDIHILVNHKNPAISPWYQLDVNSPQTVTAKYIFKPTSIKRFHALR
- a CDS encoding AEC family transporter; the encoded protein is MSNIILLFLCLFLGFLLKKTKLFPENGHVALNSFVINISLSALSLYYIPKINLNFQVIFPVMVPWLNIILAVLFFSFLGKKLNWSKTLIGALIMGAGFGNTSFVGIPVIQSLYGESGLKTVMLVDQPGSFVALSTLGITIASFYSGEKTGVAQIIRKIIKFPPFIAFAIAVILNIINITIPVQIDEVFAKLGATTVPLALVSVGSQLKWHKLDHDAKPLLYGLLFKLILFPAIIFILYFMLLNQRGEMIEIAFFESAMGPMVTATIIAAAHRLEPKLCNLMIGVGIPLSFITLTFWYLLLKYSGLLVM
- a CDS encoding DsbA family protein, with amino-acid sequence MKVDIWSDIRCPFCYVGKKNFEKALDQFPDKDKIEVTWHSFQLEPELKTQPEKDPLEHFSEKKGIPISQAKEMYEHVYKAGKEAGIAFNFEHQKVANSYRAHLLLQLAATKNVANETEEALFIAQLIDGKNIDDEATLIEIGKSVSLDEDEIKDALKSDDFGMDVTRDMMMANQMGVSGVPFFVINDKYGVSGAQPPAAFTDVLESSWKEFSAGDKGLQIIYGGESCDLDGNCD
- a CDS encoding GreA/GreB family elongation factor; the protein is MSRGFVKEDDQEEIPLLPPRADLPVGKENFVTENGFNYLLEERDSLLQKQETLDSSQEKEYRISFNHINAKVRLLNERIATAKIVDSKKLPQQEIHFGAKVTFKNVENNSEQTFQLVGVDEANISEGKISFITPLAKALMNKKVGEQAVLNLGEKKNVFEILKIEY
- a CDS encoding MFS transporter — translated: MKNNLSNSLLYLLSVSAGLVVANLYYNQPLLHDIALSLNASDSEVSNVALSTQIGYALGLLFIIPLGDKISNMKIIRVDFLILVLALLGAALSKSLILLIISSFFIGFTSTLPQLFVPMVAHLSSDDTRGRSIGIVMSGLLIGILGSRVLSGLVGEYFGWRTVFYGAAGLMTLLFFLLNVKLPVIQPKFGESYVKLMKSLWFYLKTEPTLRLATLRGALAFGSLSAFWTTFVFLMEDSFGYGSAIAGGFGLFGIAGALGATVVGKLNNRVKKSKLIIFGAILIIVSWLMFLVSPHSIIGLIIGVILIDLGVQGVHITNQNIVFSKNTEARNRVNTIYMVGFFIGGAAGTSFGSLAWNYFGWTGVSIVGLIFSGIILILQLVTNKRTI